In Synechococcus sp. RS9909, one genomic interval encodes:
- the gltX gene encoding glutamate--tRNA ligase — translation MSVRVRLAPSPTGTLHIGTARTAVFNWLFARRMGGAFLLRIEDTDRERSKPEFTANILEGLRWLGLAWDEEPVVQSERLDAHREAIQTLLDRGLAYRCYTSEDELNALRDQQRASGQAPRYDNRHRDLSPEQEAAFQAEGRTAVIRFRIDDQASITWSDMVRGAMRWSGSDLGGDMVIARRAAADAIGDPLYNLVVVVDDAAMAITHVIRGEDHIANTAKQLLLYEALGLSAPQFAHTPLILNAEGRKLSKRDGVTSISDFRAMGYTAEALANYMTLLGWSVPEGMEERFSLTEAAAAFSFERVNKAGARFDWDKLNWLNAQVLHGWDAEQLLMALQPLWQQEGWSLPGDDGSWGRDLATLLGPSLTLVNDGVEQARPFFEEPALESDGLQQLDQDGARAALQALNSLLESSPWDGTDNGRGQELLKQAVEQAGVKKGLMMKSLRAALLGRLQGPDLMTTWGLLARIGHDRQRIHRCC, via the coding sequence GTGTCGGTTCGCGTTCGCCTCGCCCCGAGTCCGACAGGAACCCTGCACATCGGCACGGCCCGTACGGCCGTCTTCAACTGGCTCTTTGCCAGGCGCATGGGTGGAGCCTTCCTACTGCGCATTGAGGACACCGATCGGGAACGATCGAAACCGGAATTCACCGCCAACATCCTCGAGGGGCTGCGCTGGCTGGGTCTCGCTTGGGATGAAGAACCGGTGGTGCAGAGCGAACGACTGGATGCACACCGGGAAGCGATCCAGACCCTGCTCGACCGCGGCCTGGCCTATCGCTGTTACACCAGCGAGGACGAACTCAACGCCCTGCGCGATCAACAACGCGCCTCGGGCCAGGCCCCCCGTTATGACAACCGTCACCGCGATCTGAGTCCTGAGCAGGAGGCCGCCTTCCAGGCGGAGGGGCGTACGGCGGTGATCCGCTTCCGCATCGACGATCAGGCAAGCATCACCTGGTCTGACATGGTGCGCGGTGCCATGCGCTGGAGTGGTTCCGATCTGGGTGGCGACATGGTGATCGCCCGCCGGGCCGCCGCTGATGCCATCGGCGACCCCCTCTACAACCTGGTGGTGGTGGTGGACGATGCGGCCATGGCCATCACCCACGTGATCCGCGGCGAAGACCACATCGCCAACACGGCCAAGCAACTGCTGCTCTACGAAGCCCTCGGCCTCAGCGCACCCCAGTTCGCCCATACCCCCCTGATCCTCAATGCCGAGGGGCGCAAACTCTCCAAACGTGATGGCGTCACCTCGATCAGCGACTTTCGCGCCATGGGCTACACCGCCGAAGCGCTCGCCAACTACATGACCCTGCTCGGCTGGTCGGTGCCCGAGGGGATGGAGGAGCGCTTCAGCCTCACCGAAGCGGCTGCCGCGTTCAGCTTTGAGCGGGTGAACAAGGCCGGCGCCCGTTTCGACTGGGACAAACTCAACTGGCTGAACGCCCAGGTCTTGCACGGCTGGGATGCCGAGCAGCTGCTGATGGCACTCCAGCCCCTCTGGCAGCAGGAAGGCTGGAGCCTGCCTGGCGACGACGGCAGCTGGGGCAGGGACCTGGCCACTCTGCTGGGTCCTTCCCTCACCCTGGTGAATGATGGCGTGGAGCAGGCGCGCCCGTTCTTCGAGGAACCGGCGCTGGAAAGCGATGGTCTGCAGCAACTGGACCAGGACGGTGCCAGGGCGGCCCTTCAGGCCCTGAACAGCCTGCTGGAGTCTTCTCCCTGGGATGGCACCGATAACGGGCGCGGCCAGGAGCTGCTGAAACAGGCGGTGGAGCAGGCCGGTGTGAAAAAGGGGCTGATGATGAAAAGTCTTCGTGCCGCCCTGCTCGGTCGCCTGCAGGGGCCAGACCTGATGACCACCTGGGGCCTACTGGCTCGAATCGGCCACGACCGGCAACGGATCCACCGCTGTTGCTGA
- a CDS encoding high light inducible protein: MASESGTTTAAAATSSESGSQRAARQPVASGELNAWRRGFTPQAEIWNGRLAMLGLSVGLATLLLVRLFGDSPS, from the coding sequence ATGGCCTCCGAATCGGGAACCACAACCGCTGCTGCGGCCACGTCTTCTGAGTCCGGTTCGCAGCGTGCAGCGCGGCAACCGGTTGCAAGTGGTGAACTGAATGCCTGGAGGCGCGGCTTCACCCCCCAGGCGGAAATCTGGAATGGACGCCTGGCGATGCTGGGTCTCTCCGTGGGTCTCGCCACCCTGCTCCTGGTGCGCCTCTTCGGTGACAGCCCTTCCTGA
- the map gene encoding type I methionyl aminopeptidase → MNLFADLLAASNGAQAPARAKATATGPRIQQRRGVEVKSARELKIMAQASKIVATVLREIMAAVEPGQTTADLDAIAESRIRAMGATPSFKGYHGFPASICASINDEVVHGIPSARRVIRSGDLLKVDTGAYFDGYHGDSCVTICVGDVPEEARTLSRVAQESLMAGLGQIKAGNTLLDIAGAVEDHVKAHGYSVVEDYTGHGVGRNLHEEPSVFNFRTNDLPNVTLRPGMTLAVEPILNAGSKRCRTLKDRWTVVTRDGSLSAQWEHTIVVTSDGCEILTDRGES, encoded by the coding sequence ATGAATCTGTTTGCAGACCTTCTGGCGGCGTCCAACGGAGCGCAAGCACCTGCCCGTGCAAAAGCCACAGCCACCGGTCCCCGCATTCAGCAGCGTCGTGGAGTGGAAGTGAAGTCGGCGAGGGAACTCAAGATCATGGCCCAGGCCAGCAAGATCGTCGCCACGGTGCTCCGGGAGATCATGGCGGCCGTGGAGCCAGGCCAGACCACCGCCGACCTCGATGCCATCGCCGAGAGTCGCATTCGCGCCATGGGAGCCACCCCCAGCTTCAAGGGGTATCACGGTTTCCCCGCGAGCATCTGCGCCAGCATCAACGATGAGGTGGTGCACGGCATCCCCAGTGCCAGGCGCGTCATCCGCTCGGGTGATCTGCTCAAGGTCGACACGGGTGCCTATTTCGACGGCTACCACGGTGACAGTTGCGTCACGATCTGCGTTGGCGACGTACCGGAAGAAGCCCGCACCCTGAGCCGGGTGGCGCAGGAGTCTCTGATGGCCGGCCTGGGACAGATCAAAGCGGGCAACACGCTGCTGGATATCGCCGGCGCTGTGGAAGATCACGTCAAAGCGCATGGCTACAGCGTGGTGGAGGACTACACCGGCCATGGCGTCGGTCGCAATCTCCACGAAGAACCGTCGGTGTTCAATTTCCGCACCAACGATCTGCCGAATGTCACCCTGCGGCCCGGCATGACCCTCGCGGTGGAGCCGATTCTCAACGCAGGCAGCAAACGCTGCCGCACCCTCAAGGATCGTTGGACCGTGGTCACCCGGGACGGCAGCCTCTCCGCCCAGTGGGAGCACACCATCGTGGTGACCTCCGACGGCTGCGAGATCCTCACCGATCGGGGGGAGAGCTGA
- the rplS gene encoding 50S ribosomal protein L19, whose product MAADPNETTAQETAAEVATAASEASATAGDQSGAEAPAPKAETPAAAAVAKLGPEALIREFEAAQLKSDLPDLYVGDTVRVGVRISEGNKERVQPYEGVVIAKRHGGINATITVRRIFQGIGVERVFMLHSPQVASIKVERRGKVRRAKLFYLRERVGKATRVKQRFDR is encoded by the coding sequence ATGGCAGCGGACCCTAACGAGACCACCGCACAGGAGACAGCCGCCGAGGTGGCAACAGCGGCAAGCGAAGCAAGCGCGACCGCTGGAGATCAAAGCGGGGCTGAGGCCCCTGCACCGAAGGCTGAAACCCCTGCAGCAGCAGCCGTCGCCAAGCTGGGTCCTGAAGCTCTGATTCGGGAATTTGAAGCCGCGCAGCTCAAATCCGATTTACCCGATCTCTACGTCGGCGATACCGTGCGGGTCGGGGTTCGCATCAGCGAGGGCAATAAAGAACGCGTCCAGCCCTACGAGGGTGTGGTGATCGCCAAGCGTCACGGTGGCATCAACGCCACGATCACCGTGCGCCGCATCTTCCAAGGAATTGGTGTGGAGCGGGTGTTCATGTTGCATAGCCCTCAGGTGGCCTCCATCAAGGTGGAGCGCCGGGGTAAAGTGCGCAGGGCGAAGCTTTTTTATCTGCGGGAACGGGTGGGCAAGGCCACCCGCGTGAAGCAGCGCTTCGATCGCTGA
- a CDS encoding SDR family oxidoreductase, with translation MPQAGVMAQSDAAPISQHQRRWQGRRVGITGARGALGQALARRFRARGAHVVGLTHSEPPSQPEQEWVRWQCGQEEALLPVLRDLDVLVLNHGINPGGDQSKASLNSSLEINALSSWRLLELFEASAAEVGATPRPRELWVNTSEAEIQPALSPAYELSKRLIGQLVSLRWSAYRRQPQSNLILRKLVLGPFRSELNPIGLMSADWVAGQILAQSELGLRLVIVTPNPLTYLVMPLSELGRAVYNRLVSSPPDR, from the coding sequence ATGCCCCAAGCTGGAGTGATGGCCCAGAGCGATGCCGCCCCAATCTCCCAACACCAGCGGCGCTGGCAGGGCCGAAGGGTGGGCATCACCGGCGCCCGCGGCGCCCTCGGTCAGGCCCTGGCCCGGCGCTTCCGCGCCCGCGGCGCCCATGTGGTGGGCCTGACCCACAGTGAACCACCCTCCCAGCCAGAGCAGGAATGGGTGCGCTGGCAATGCGGCCAGGAGGAGGCACTCCTGCCTGTGCTGCGCGACCTGGACGTGCTGGTGCTCAACCACGGAATCAATCCCGGGGGAGATCAAAGCAAGGCCAGCCTGAACAGCAGCCTGGAGATCAATGCCCTCAGCAGCTGGCGACTGCTGGAGCTCTTCGAAGCGAGTGCCGCTGAAGTTGGTGCCACGCCGCGGCCGCGGGAGCTCTGGGTGAACACCTCGGAAGCTGAGATTCAGCCGGCCCTCAGTCCAGCCTATGAACTGAGCAAACGCCTGATCGGACAGTTGGTGAGCCTGCGCTGGAGTGCGTATCGGCGCCAGCCCCAGTCGAACCTGATTCTGCGCAAGTTGGTGCTCGGCCCGTTCCGATCCGAGCTCAATCCGATCGGCCTGATGTCGGCCGACTGGGTCGCCGGCCAGATCCTTGCCCAATCCGAGCTGGGCCTGCGGCTGGTGATCGTGACCCCAAATCCGCTCACTTACCTGGTCATGCCCCTCAGTGAACTGGGGCGGGCGGTTTACAACCGCCTGGTCAGCTCTCCCCCCGATCGGTGA
- a CDS encoding sodium:proton antiporter, with the protein MTPERLGLLWGVTVFAGASARLLAALSGLPGVVLLLLAGLLIGRSGLGLVEPLDLGQGLETVVGLLVSLVLFDGGLNLRLPGDTIKATVLRILLIRLLLSLAAGLLAAHWLAGLGWSVAAVYSAIVLATGPTVVTPLVQQIRLAPPLGDVLEAEGLVLEPVGAVLALLLLELLLGDLHGWRGLAIGLLSRLGGGVLIGLACGWLLSEALRRLKADPSVGLRLQLTLGVLFLMFGACEWLLPESGLPASVAAGVVVGRRPSTDAAQLDELIRELARLAITMLFPLLAADVSWAELSPLGWGGISCVLVLMVFVRPVAVSVATIGLPLDWRQRLFLGWLAPRGIVTAAVASLFAIRLEQAGVLGAGRLQGLVFLTILMTVGLQGLTAQPLAHWLGLIAADEGDDAPGAGEAPDGSATAVDPLPVVADSSQ; encoded by the coding sequence ATGACACCTGAGCGGCTGGGACTGCTCTGGGGCGTCACCGTGTTTGCCGGCGCCAGTGCGCGTTTGCTGGCGGCCTTGTCCGGTTTGCCGGGGGTGGTGCTGCTGCTTCTGGCGGGCTTGTTGATCGGTCGCTCCGGCCTGGGCCTGGTGGAGCCCCTGGATCTCGGCCAGGGCCTGGAGACGGTGGTGGGGTTGCTCGTGAGCCTGGTGCTCTTCGACGGTGGCCTGAATCTGCGCTTACCGGGTGACACGATCAAGGCGACGGTGCTGCGGATCTTGTTGATCCGGTTGTTGCTGTCTCTCGCCGCCGGTCTGTTGGCGGCCCATTGGCTTGCTGGGCTGGGCTGGTCGGTGGCGGCGGTGTACAGCGCGATCGTGCTCGCGACAGGGCCCACGGTGGTCACCCCTCTGGTGCAGCAGATCCGTCTGGCCCCACCGCTGGGGGATGTGCTGGAAGCGGAGGGGCTGGTGCTGGAGCCTGTGGGGGCGGTGCTCGCGTTATTGCTGCTCGAATTGCTGCTGGGCGATCTGCATGGCTGGCGGGGTCTGGCGATCGGTCTGCTCTCGCGCCTCGGCGGCGGGGTGCTGATCGGCCTGGCCTGCGGCTGGCTGCTTTCCGAGGCCCTGCGACGCCTCAAGGCCGATCCATCGGTCGGGTTGCGCTTGCAGCTCACCCTCGGGGTGTTGTTCCTGATGTTCGGCGCCTGTGAGTGGTTGTTGCCCGAGTCGGGGTTGCCGGCGTCGGTGGCAGCTGGCGTGGTGGTGGGTCGTCGCCCCTCCACTGATGCGGCGCAGCTGGATGAACTGATCAGGGAACTGGCTCGACTGGCGATCACCATGCTCTTCCCCCTGCTGGCGGCCGATGTGTCCTGGGCGGAACTGAGTCCGCTCGGTTGGGGTGGGATCAGTTGTGTGTTGGTGCTGATGGTGTTCGTGCGACCGGTGGCGGTGAGTGTCGCCACGATCGGCTTGCCCCTGGACTGGCGTCAGCGCCTGTTTCTCGGTTGGTTGGCGCCACGGGGCATCGTCACCGCTGCGGTGGCTTCGCTGTTCGCGATTCGTCTGGAGCAGGCGGGTGTGCTTGGGGCGGGCCGCCTTCAGGGCCTGGTGTTTCTCACGATTTTGATGACGGTGGGCCTGCAGGGATTGACGGCCCAGCCTCTGGCTCACTGGCTCGGTTTGATTGCTGCCGACGAGGGCGATGACGCCCCAGGGGCTGGGGAGGCGCCTGACGGATCAGCAACAGCGGTGGATCCGTTGCCGGTCGTGGCCGATTCGAGCCAGTAG
- a CDS encoding phosphotransacetylase family protein translates to MGNTLLIGSCEPFSGKSALVLGLARHLAAGGHPVRFGKPLATSFDWTPADGPLPDPLIDDDVRFVGSTLGLAEDQLIPSLHLLSPLTAESRLAQAELDAGEGFQRLRQDLAQCGEAVTLLEAAGSLHEGLLYGLSLVQLAHGLEAPVVLVHLWQDSRSVEALLAAREQLGDRLVGIVLNAVTPDEVDELQRHVVPALQALGLVVFGVMPRSPLLRSVTVGELVRRLDARVICCEERLELLVETLSIGAMNVNSAMEFFRRRRNMAVVTGADRTDIQLAALEASTQCLILTGAGEPLPQLISRADELEVPLLKVDHDTLATVEVIEQAFGHVRLHEAVKATYAFRLVEEHCQLEQMCSALGLPSR, encoded by the coding sequence ATGGGCAACACCTTGCTGATCGGATCCTGTGAGCCCTTCAGCGGCAAGTCAGCCCTGGTGCTGGGTCTGGCCCGACACCTGGCCGCCGGCGGCCATCCCGTCCGTTTCGGCAAGCCACTGGCCACCAGCTTCGACTGGACTCCGGCCGATGGGCCCCTGCCCGACCCCTTGATTGACGACGACGTGCGCTTCGTGGGCAGCACGCTCGGTTTGGCAGAGGATCAGCTCATTCCCTCGCTCCACCTGCTCTCACCTCTCACTGCCGAGTCTCGCCTCGCTCAGGCGGAGCTCGATGCGGGCGAGGGCTTCCAGCGGCTCCGGCAGGATCTGGCCCAGTGCGGCGAGGCTGTGACCTTGCTCGAAGCGGCCGGAAGCCTTCATGAGGGCCTGCTCTACGGGCTCAGCCTTGTGCAACTGGCCCATGGCCTTGAAGCTCCGGTGGTGTTGGTGCATCTCTGGCAGGACAGCCGCAGTGTGGAGGCGTTGCTCGCCGCCCGGGAGCAGTTGGGTGATCGCCTGGTGGGCATCGTGCTCAATGCGGTGACCCCCGATGAGGTGGACGAGCTGCAGCGTCATGTGGTGCCAGCACTGCAAGCGCTGGGGCTTGTGGTGTTCGGGGTGATGCCCCGATCGCCGCTGCTGCGCAGTGTCACAGTGGGCGAGTTGGTGCGCCGCCTTGATGCGCGGGTGATCTGTTGTGAGGAGCGCCTGGAGCTGTTGGTCGAGACGCTGAGCATCGGCGCCATGAACGTGAATTCAGCGATGGAGTTTTTCCGGCGTCGTCGCAACATGGCGGTGGTGACCGGCGCTGATCGCACTGATATTCAGCTGGCGGCCTTGGAGGCCTCCACCCAGTGCCTGATCCTCACCGGTGCGGGCGAACCTCTGCCCCAGTTGATCAGTCGTGCCGATGAGCTCGAAGTGCCCTTGCTGAAGGTCGACCACGACACCCTGGCCACTGTGGAAGTGATCGAGCAGGCCTTTGGGCATGTGCGTTTGCATGAGGCGGTCAAGGCCACCTATGCCTTCCGTCTCGTGGAAGAGCATTGTCAGCTCGAGCAGATGTGCTCCGCCCTTGGCTTGCCATCCCGCTGA
- the wecB gene encoding non-hydrolyzing UDP-N-acetylglucosamine 2-epimerase — translation MSGQPRVTIVLGTRPEAIKLAPVIQAFQASDRLQTRVVLTGQHREMVQQVMQLFGLRADQDLNLMAPRQTLTHVTCAALQGLRDDFQAFPPSLVLVQGDTTTAFAAALAAFYEQIPVGHVEAGLRTDNLYDPFPEEANRRLISQIAQLHFAPTARSEANLQASGVVGRVMVTGNTVIDALLHMAEQAAPLTDLPLDWSGQRVILATVHRRENWGERLALIAEGMLRVLDSHPDTALLLPLHRNPTVREPLQALLGDHPRVVLTEPLDYDRLVAAMKGCTLLLTDSGGLQEEAPALGKPVLVLRRTTERPEAVDAGTARLVGTDPATIAAEASRLLDDPQAYDVMARAVNPFGDGQASQRILEASLALLEA, via the coding sequence ATGTCTGGCCAGCCGCGGGTCACGATCGTTCTGGGAACGCGACCGGAGGCCATCAAGCTGGCACCGGTGATTCAGGCCTTCCAGGCCAGTGATCGGTTGCAGACCCGTGTGGTGCTCACCGGGCAGCATCGGGAGATGGTGCAGCAGGTGATGCAGTTGTTCGGGCTCCGCGCTGATCAGGATCTCAACCTGATGGCCCCGCGCCAGACCCTCACGCATGTCACCTGTGCTGCGCTCCAGGGCTTGCGTGACGACTTTCAGGCCTTCCCGCCCTCTCTGGTGCTGGTGCAGGGAGACACCACCACGGCCTTCGCCGCCGCTCTGGCGGCGTTCTACGAGCAGATTCCCGTGGGCCATGTGGAGGCCGGTCTGCGCACCGACAACCTCTATGACCCCTTCCCGGAGGAGGCCAACCGCCGCCTCATCTCCCAGATTGCCCAGCTGCATTTCGCTCCAACCGCCCGCTCGGAGGCCAATCTTCAGGCGTCGGGTGTGGTGGGCCGGGTGATGGTCACCGGCAACACGGTGATTGATGCCCTGCTGCATATGGCGGAACAGGCGGCACCGCTCACGGATCTGCCCCTCGATTGGTCGGGGCAGAGGGTGATTCTGGCCACGGTGCATCGGCGTGAGAACTGGGGTGAGCGTCTGGCCCTGATCGCCGAAGGCATGCTGCGGGTGCTCGACTCCCATCCCGACACCGCTCTGCTGCTGCCCCTGCACCGCAATCCCACCGTGCGCGAACCCCTGCAGGCCTTGCTGGGCGACCACCCCCGGGTTGTGCTCACCGAGCCCCTGGATTACGACCGCCTCGTGGCGGCGATGAAGGGGTGCACCCTCTTGCTCACCGACTCCGGCGGCCTGCAGGAAGAGGCGCCCGCCCTCGGGAAACCCGTGCTCGTGTTGCGACGGACGACGGAGCGGCCCGAGGCGGTTGATGCGGGAACCGCCCGTTTGGTCGGCACCGACCCCGCCACCATCGCAGCCGAGGCCTCGCGCCTGTTGGATGACCCCCAGGCCTATGACGTCATGGCGCGCGCCGTGAATCCCTTTGGTGATGGCCAGGCCAGTCAGCGGATCCTGGAGGCATCACTGGCCCTGCTGGAGGCCTGA
- the ebsA gene encoding type IV pilus biogenesis protein EbsA, with amino-acid sequence MAESLLTPSIEAQVALYAPYCGGRRVERELRRALELWPSGHVNGIRPLVGAPGHHFRLQWQVVEAPLLISACTLTLQVEPPRWFRFNLAAHQLIVWLMELQSEGDGAPDLSDQFWQWLLLEASLERGLADSSLVERNEAPQAH; translated from the coding sequence TTGGCGGAATCCTTGCTCACCCCTTCGATCGAAGCCCAGGTCGCGCTGTATGCGCCCTATTGCGGCGGTCGCCGTGTGGAACGCGAGTTGCGCAGGGCCCTGGAGCTGTGGCCCAGTGGTCATGTCAACGGGATTCGGCCGCTGGTGGGGGCGCCCGGTCATCACTTTCGGCTCCAGTGGCAGGTGGTGGAGGCTCCCCTGCTGATCAGCGCCTGCACCCTGACGCTGCAGGTCGAGCCACCCCGTTGGTTTCGCTTCAATCTGGCGGCCCATCAGCTCATCGTCTGGTTGATGGAGCTCCAATCCGAAGGCGACGGAGCGCCCGACCTCTCCGATCAATTCTGGCAGTGGCTGCTTCTGGAGGCTTCGCTGGAACGCGGCCTGGCTGATTCCAGCCTTGTTGAACGGAACGAAGCCCCACAGGCCCATTAA
- a CDS encoding SPFH domain-containing protein — MDVFLGLPALVLLALLGGGSVKVTSGGRSRLVERLGKYDRELQPGLSFVLPVVEKVVSHESLKERVLDIPPQLCITRDNVSIEVDAVVYWQLLEHARAYYAVDNLQAAMVNLVLTQIRAEMGKLDLDQTFTTRSEVNELLLKELDEATDPWGVKVTRVEMRDINPSAGVQQAMEAQMTAEREKRAAILRSEGEKEAQLNEARGRAEALVLAARAQKEALLLESEAQVKQQELLAKAKAEAALELARALEANPKAAEAMRLMLAKDWMAMGEQLADAPAGSVLMVDPQSPASLLAALKQFQQGQS, encoded by the coding sequence ATGGACGTCTTTTTGGGATTGCCCGCCCTGGTGCTGCTTGCTCTGCTCGGTGGCGGCAGCGTGAAGGTCACCAGCGGCGGACGCTCCAGGTTGGTGGAGCGGTTGGGCAAATACGACCGCGAGCTGCAACCGGGCCTCTCCTTCGTGTTGCCCGTGGTGGAGAAGGTGGTGAGCCATGAATCGCTCAAGGAGCGGGTGCTGGACATCCCTCCCCAGCTCTGCATCACCCGCGACAACGTCTCGATCGAGGTGGATGCCGTGGTGTACTGGCAGCTCCTGGAGCACGCCCGGGCGTATTACGCCGTCGACAATCTGCAGGCGGCCATGGTGAATCTGGTGTTGACCCAGATCCGTGCCGAAATGGGCAAGCTCGATCTCGATCAGACCTTCACAACGCGCAGTGAGGTGAATGAGCTGCTGCTGAAGGAGCTGGATGAGGCGACCGATCCCTGGGGGGTGAAGGTGACCCGCGTGGAGATGCGCGACATCAATCCGTCAGCGGGAGTGCAGCAGGCGATGGAGGCGCAGATGACGGCGGAGCGGGAGAAACGGGCGGCGATTCTGCGCTCCGAGGGGGAAAAGGAAGCCCAGTTGAACGAAGCGCGCGGCCGGGCGGAGGCGCTGGTGTTGGCTGCCAGAGCCCAGAAGGAGGCGTTGCTTCTGGAGTCGGAGGCCCAGGTGAAACAGCAGGAACTTCTTGCAAAGGCCAAGGCGGAGGCGGCGTTGGAGCTCGCCCGTGCCCTGGAGGCGAATCCCAAGGCGGCGGAGGCGATGCGTCTGATGCTCGCCAAAGACTGGATGGCCATGGGTGAACAGCTGGCCGACGCCCCCGCCGGCAGTGTGCTGATGGTGGATCCCCAGTCACCGGCGTCCTTGCTCGCAGCCCTGAAGCAGTTTCAGCAAGGTCAGAGTTAG
- a CDS encoding hyperconserved protein Hcp yields the protein MELDLQPGDVVKVLESAALGWVRARVIRVKSGGRVVVQSDQGREFTARGNQVRLIEPAGFRP from the coding sequence ATGGAGTTGGATCTTCAACCTGGTGATGTCGTCAAGGTGCTCGAGTCAGCCGCCCTCGGCTGGGTTCGTGCCCGTGTGATCCGTGTCAAATCCGGAGGTCGCGTGGTGGTGCAAAGCGACCAAGGTCGTGAGTTCACAGCCCGTGGCAATCAGGTGCGTTTGATTGAACCGGCAGGATTTCGTCCCTGA
- a CDS encoding PilT/PilU family type 4a pilus ATPase, with product MTDSVLPPGLARSLPTARRPESTPMPTPVGSSPAPETGSAPSLQEIVKCAHERGHSDVHLGVGEKPRFRARGEMVLTDWPCTDRAVFQGWLREILTPHQIDSFQRSKEFDGSHAFPFVRVRINLLDSLHGPAMVLRLIPKTILSLDDLQLPPVLRELASRPKGLVLVTGPTGSGKSTTLAAMIDWINRNQARHILTIEDPVEFVHGSQRSLVRHREVGQHTLKFHNALRAALREDPDVILVGEIRDRETLSTAMEASQTGHLVFGTLHTTSAVKTVERVLGMYDPDEQDSVRRGFSEALLGVIAQGLIRTTDGQRAAYHDILINSDACRDYIQRGDLDEVEEIMSRSGFEGMITLNQSLQTLVEAGRVEADQAVAVSLKPNELAQTLRGRNGT from the coding sequence TTGACCGATTCGGTTCTGCCGCCGGGATTGGCCCGGTCGCTCCCCACAGCCCGCCGCCCGGAGTCCACGCCCATGCCCACGCCGGTGGGCAGTAGTCCCGCGCCAGAGACCGGCAGCGCCCCCTCGTTGCAGGAGATTGTGAAATGCGCCCACGAGCGAGGCCATTCCGATGTGCATCTGGGGGTGGGGGAGAAGCCCCGCTTCCGGGCCCGCGGCGAGATGGTCCTCACCGACTGGCCCTGCACCGACAGGGCCGTGTTCCAGGGCTGGCTCCGCGAAATCCTCACGCCCCATCAGATCGATTCGTTTCAACGCAGCAAGGAATTCGATGGCTCCCACGCCTTTCCCTTCGTGCGGGTGCGCATCAATCTGCTCGACAGCCTCCACGGGCCGGCGATGGTGCTGCGCCTGATTCCCAAGACGATCCTCAGCCTGGATGATCTGCAACTGCCACCGGTGCTGCGGGAGCTGGCATCGCGGCCGAAGGGCCTGGTGCTGGTGACTGGCCCGACCGGATCCGGCAAGAGCACCACCCTGGCCGCCATGATCGATTGGATTAATCGGAACCAGGCCCGACACATCCTCACGATTGAAGACCCGGTGGAATTCGTGCACGGGAGTCAACGCTCTCTGGTCCGCCACAGGGAGGTTGGACAGCACACACTGAAATTTCACAATGCCCTGCGGGCAGCTCTACGAGAGGACCCCGATGTGATTCTCGTGGGAGAAATTCGCGATCGGGAGACGCTGAGCACGGCCATGGAAGCCTCCCAGACCGGTCACCTGGTGTTCGGGACTCTGCACACCACTTCAGCCGTGAAAACGGTGGAGCGGGTGCTCGGCATGTATGACCCCGACGAGCAGGACAGCGTGCGTCGCGGGTTCTCCGAAGCGCTGCTGGGGGTGATCGCCCAGGGATTGATCCGCACCACTGACGGCCAACGTGCTGCGTATCACGACATCCTGATCAATTCCGATGCTTGCCGTGACTACATCCAGCGGGGGGATCTCGATGAGGTGGAAGAGATCATGAGCCGCAGTGGCTTCGAGGGCATGATCACCCTCAACCAATCCTTGCAGACCCTGGTGGAAGCGGGCCGGGTGGAAGCGGATCAGGCCGTCGCTGTGAGCCTGAAGCCGAATGAGCTGGCCCAGACCCTGCGCGGGCGGAATGGGACGTGA
- a CDS encoding NfeD family protein, with the protein MAAFWVPLIWLLLAGVLLILELVQPSFDGLMFAALAALLLSLLTALASVPIGIQIGLFVLFTVIGTVWLSRWSARRNPRPGQARQREDLAEVITPFPAGGEGRVRWHGQSWAASSLDLDRPIALGEHVVVAGRDGNRLQVMAHLPRLSDP; encoded by the coding sequence ATGGCTGCGTTCTGGGTGCCCCTGATCTGGCTGCTGCTGGCCGGTGTGCTGCTGATCCTGGAATTGGTGCAACCCAGCTTCGATGGACTGATGTTTGCCGCCCTGGCGGCACTGCTGCTCTCACTGCTCACCGCACTGGCCTCCGTGCCCATCGGGATCCAGATCGGACTGTTCGTGCTGTTCACCGTGATCGGCACCGTGTGGCTGAGCCGCTGGTCGGCCCGGCGCAATCCCCGCCCGGGGCAGGCACGGCAACGGGAGGATCTGGCTGAAGTGATCACGCCGTTCCCGGCCGGCGGTGAAGGGCGCGTGCGCTGGCATGGCCAGAGCTGGGCCGCCAGCTCCCTCGACCTCGACCGACCGATCGCCCTGGGCGAACACGTGGTGGTGGCCGGCCGCGACGGCAACCGACTTCAGGTGATGGCCCACCTGCCGAGGCTCTCAGACCCCTGA